From the genome of Devriesea agamarum, one region includes:
- a CDS encoding L-threonylcarbamoyladenylate synthase: MSVYDCTQAESRTTALDAATEAVSGGQLIVLPTDTVYGIGADAFDADAVHRLLAAKGRGRNMPPPVLVGDIAVLHALARDIPEDIERLAEAFWPGGLTIILSAQPSLTWDLGDTKGTVALRMPDHEVALELLRRTGPLAVSSANRSGKSAATTILDAATQLGDEVEVYLDGGPSALGEPSTIIDATVTPPEIVRAGVLTREQIVEKIGDIFASPEPEPEQVVESGGPASDNATDGEATPDNATPDNAALDNADQSAESIAGSDADQAPVQEAHTSPEAPALSDSPTPGESVTADSSAGTESPTSTEEQGDEGSEGAATTAPEASKAVDASAPVDASVPVDAAPEGSGSKPSLPSEQDPAAADLIGAADDASETDTTRHHGAARP, translated from the coding sequence GTGAGCGTATATGACTGCACCCAAGCAGAGAGCCGTACGACCGCTCTCGACGCGGCAACCGAGGCTGTAAGCGGTGGCCAACTCATTGTGTTGCCAACCGACACGGTCTATGGGATCGGCGCAGATGCCTTTGACGCAGACGCTGTCCATCGGCTGTTGGCAGCGAAGGGACGGGGTCGCAATATGCCGCCGCCGGTTCTCGTCGGAGATATCGCCGTGTTGCATGCGCTGGCGCGCGACATTCCCGAGGACATTGAACGTCTTGCGGAAGCGTTTTGGCCCGGGGGACTGACGATTATTTTGTCTGCCCAACCGAGTCTGACCTGGGATCTGGGGGATACCAAGGGGACTGTGGCATTGCGCATGCCTGACCATGAAGTCGCCCTCGAGCTTCTGCGCCGCACCGGGCCATTGGCCGTCTCCAGTGCTAACCGCAGTGGAAAGTCGGCAGCGACCACTATTTTGGATGCGGCGACCCAGCTCGGCGACGAGGTTGAGGTGTATCTGGATGGCGGGCCCAGCGCGTTGGGGGAGCCGTCCACCATTATTGATGCCACGGTGACTCCGCCGGAGATCGTGCGAGCTGGTGTGCTCACTCGGGAACAGATCGTCGAGAAAATCGGTGATATTTTCGCATCGCCCGAACCGGAACCTGAGCAGGTCGTTGAATCCGGTGGTCCGGCCTCTGATAACGCTACCGATGGCGAGGCCACCCCCGACAACGCCACCCCTGACAATGCTGCCCTCGATAATGCTGACCAGAGTGCCGAGTCGATCGCGGGCTCGGATGCTGACCAAGCACCGGTCCAGGAAGCGCACACGAGCCCGGAGGCCCCGGCTCTAAGTGATTCGCCGACCCCGGGTGAATCGGTTACTGCGGATAGCTCAGCAGGCACCGAGAGCCCGACCAGCACCGAAGAACAGGGCGATGAGGGTTCTGAGGGGGCTGCCACTACCGCACCTGAAGCCAGTAAGGCCGTTGATGCGAGTGCGCCTGTTGATGCGAGTGTGCCTGTTGATGCAGCCCCCGAAGGCTCTGGATCTAAACCGTCACTTCCCTCTGAGCAGGACCCGGCGGCAGCCGATCTGATCGGTGCGGCCGATGATGCCTCAGAGACCGATACCACTCGTCACCACGGAGCCGCGCGGCCTTGA
- a CDS encoding F0F1 ATP synthase subunit B — MNLAVDGVGKFALFIPEVPEIFWTLVFLIILCLVCMKYVLPKMNAVLDERRERIESGLKQAEVVQDEVKRLRSHQEQELATARQQAAEIREKARQDGQRIVREMRERAESEAERIVASARQQIEAEHRAAAAQLRGDVGSLATDLASKIVGEALTDDERAHRVIDRFLDDLEAQADVSNSVSAR, encoded by the coding sequence ATGAACTTGGCTGTCGATGGGGTAGGTAAATTCGCCCTATTTATACCTGAGGTACCCGAGATCTTTTGGACGCTGGTCTTTCTGATCATTTTGTGCCTGGTCTGTATGAAATATGTGCTGCCTAAGATGAACGCGGTGCTCGACGAGCGTCGTGAGCGAATCGAAAGCGGTCTCAAGCAGGCTGAGGTAGTTCAGGACGAAGTCAAGCGCCTGCGTTCTCACCAGGAGCAAGAGCTCGCCACTGCCCGCCAGCAGGCGGCAGAAATTCGCGAAAAGGCCCGCCAAGACGGTCAGCGCATCGTACGTGAAATGCGTGAGCGTGCGGAGTCTGAAGCGGAGCGTATCGTCGCCTCGGCACGTCAGCAGATTGAAGCTGAGCACCGTGCCGCAGCTGCCCAGCTGCGCGGCGATGTGGGATCCCTGGCAACTGATCTGGCATCGAAGATCGTCGGGGAAGCTCTGACGGACGACGAACGTGCACATCGAGTGATCGACCGATTCCTGGACGATCTGGAAGCACAGGCCGACGTCTCTAATTCGGTCTCTGCCCGGTGA
- the atpA gene encoding F0F1 ATP synthase subunit alpha encodes MAELTIRPEEIRDALDTAVSSYQIGSTTKDEVGHVTESADGIARVEGLPGVMANELVHFQDGTLGLALNLELREIGCVVLGEFTGIEEGQEVHRTGEVLSVPVGDGYLGRVVDAMGSPIDGLGEIKSTGRRALELQAPTVMQRKSVKEPLQTGIKAIDAMTPIGRGQRQLIIGDRQTGKTAIATDTIINQKSNWESGDPSKQVRCIYVAIGQKGSTIASVRSALEEAGAMEYTTIVAAPASDPAGFKYIAPYTGSAIGQHWMYEGKHVLIVFDDLSKQAEAYRAVSLLLRRPPGREAYPGDVFYLHSRLLERCAKLSDDMGGGSMTGLPIIETKANDVSAYIPTNVISITDGQCFLQSDLFNANQRPAVDVGISVSRVGGSAQIKAMKSVSGTLKISLAQYRDLESFAMFASDLDAASKHQLQRGARLMELLKQNQYSPYPVEEQVVSIWAGSTGKFDDIEVEEVLAFEAYLLDLLRRNGTVLSRIRDTEKFDSDTEAELTAILDEAKREFLAGRTSDAAVGESEQGRLSEDEVDQDRIVRGQR; translated from the coding sequence ATGGCCGAGCTCACGATTCGTCCCGAGGAGATCCGGGACGCCCTGGATACAGCAGTCTCCTCCTATCAGATTGGCTCCACCACGAAGGACGAGGTCGGGCACGTCACCGAGTCGGCCGATGGTATCGCCCGCGTTGAGGGCCTGCCAGGCGTGATGGCCAACGAACTCGTTCATTTCCAGGACGGCACCCTGGGCCTCGCCTTGAACCTTGAACTTCGCGAAATCGGCTGCGTTGTGCTCGGTGAATTCACCGGGATCGAAGAGGGTCAGGAAGTGCACCGGACCGGAGAAGTGCTGTCTGTCCCCGTTGGCGACGGATACCTCGGCCGCGTAGTCGACGCGATGGGGTCCCCGATCGACGGCCTCGGCGAGATCAAGTCGACTGGTCGGCGTGCTCTGGAACTTCAGGCTCCCACCGTGATGCAGCGCAAGAGCGTTAAGGAACCGCTGCAGACGGGGATCAAGGCGATCGACGCCATGACCCCGATCGGTCGTGGACAGCGCCAGCTCATCATCGGCGACCGCCAGACCGGTAAAACCGCCATTGCAACCGACACCATCATTAACCAGAAGTCCAACTGGGAGTCCGGGGACCCGTCGAAGCAGGTGCGTTGCATCTACGTCGCAATTGGTCAGAAGGGCTCGACCATCGCCTCTGTGCGCAGCGCGCTCGAAGAGGCCGGCGCCATGGAGTACACCACCATCGTGGCTGCGCCTGCTTCCGACCCCGCAGGCTTTAAGTACATTGCTCCGTACACCGGTTCGGCTATCGGCCAGCACTGGATGTACGAAGGCAAGCACGTTCTGATCGTGTTTGATGACCTGTCCAAGCAGGCCGAAGCATACCGAGCCGTGTCCCTGCTTTTGCGTCGTCCGCCGGGCCGTGAAGCCTACCCGGGTGACGTGTTCTACCTGCACTCTCGTTTGCTCGAACGCTGTGCGAAGCTGTCCGACGATATGGGCGGGGGATCGATGACCGGGCTCCCGATCATCGAAACCAAAGCGAATGACGTCTCTGCCTATATTCCGACCAACGTTATTTCGATTACGGACGGTCAATGCTTCCTGCAATCCGACCTTTTCAACGCAAATCAGCGCCCCGCCGTGGACGTCGGTATTTCAGTGTCCCGCGTGGGTGGTAGCGCCCAGATCAAGGCTATGAAGTCGGTGTCGGGCACCCTGAAAATTTCACTGGCGCAGTATCGCGACCTGGAATCCTTCGCCATGTTCGCCTCCGACCTCGACGCGGCCTCCAAGCATCAGCTTCAGCGTGGCGCTCGATTAATGGAACTGCTCAAGCAGAATCAGTACTCGCCGTACCCGGTTGAGGAACAGGTTGTCTCCATCTGGGCAGGTAGCACGGGTAAGTTCGACGATATTGAAGTCGAAGAGGTGCTGGCGTTTGAGGCGTATCTTCTCGATCTTCTGCGTCGCAACGGCACCGTTCTGAGCCGGATTCGCGACACAGAGAAATTTGACTCCGACACCGAAGCTGAGCTGACCGCCATCCTCGATGAGGCCAAGCGGGAATTCCTAGCCGGCCGCACGAGCGATGCTGCGGTGGGTGAGAGCGAACAAGGTCGCCTCAGCGAAGACGAGGTGGATCAGGACCGCATTGTCCGGGGTCAGCGCTGA
- a CDS encoding MraY family glycosyltransferase, translated as MRVYLFLLVLSAAVTYLSTSAARLLARRIGAMTAVRARDVHTVVTPRLGGVAMLIGVAAAMVVASQVPFLHGLFTQTGQPWAVLAAATVVCLLGAADDKWDLDWWTKLAGQVLAAVLLAWQGVQIYSLPLGGVTLLSYRSSLILTVLVVVVCMNAVNFVDGLDGLAAGVMAIGGIAFFLYAYDLTRSASAEDYSSLATLITAVMIGACLGFLPHNFDRARIFMGDSGSMLLGLLLAASTITVTGQVDPGRLKTSDLVGQFLPILLPLGVMFIPFLDFTSAVVRRVGAGKSPFHPDKRHLHHRLLALGHSKRGAALIMYLWTVVVAIGLLLPVLVPFTYAAIFWAVGIAFAVVLTIDPLTRLRRRAVRAESREPQQCESPPLSQPATSHVSSGTQDETHRRDEERHECSDAQ; from the coding sequence TTGAGGGTCTACCTGTTTTTGCTCGTCTTATCGGCGGCGGTGACGTATCTGTCCACCTCCGCCGCACGCCTGCTTGCCCGGCGGATCGGTGCTATGACCGCTGTGCGCGCAAGAGATGTGCACACTGTGGTGACGCCTCGGCTCGGCGGAGTAGCGATGCTGATCGGGGTTGCCGCTGCCATGGTGGTGGCCTCCCAGGTTCCCTTCTTGCATGGGCTGTTCACCCAGACCGGGCAGCCATGGGCGGTGCTCGCTGCGGCGACCGTGGTGTGTCTGCTCGGGGCTGCCGACGATAAATGGGACCTCGACTGGTGGACGAAGCTTGCAGGTCAGGTACTCGCCGCCGTGTTGTTGGCGTGGCAGGGTGTTCAAATTTACTCGCTGCCACTGGGCGGTGTGACCCTGCTGTCGTATCGCAGCTCACTTATTTTGACCGTGCTCGTGGTCGTCGTATGCATGAATGCCGTCAATTTTGTGGACGGTCTGGACGGTCTTGCCGCGGGCGTGATGGCAATCGGTGGTATCGCGTTTTTCCTCTATGCGTACGATCTGACCCGGTCTGCCAGCGCCGAGGACTACTCCTCACTGGCGACACTCATTACCGCGGTCATGATCGGGGCTTGTTTAGGTTTCTTGCCGCACAACTTTGATCGGGCCCGGATTTTCATGGGGGATAGCGGCTCAATGCTGCTCGGGCTGTTGCTTGCAGCCTCAACGATCACGGTGACGGGCCAGGTAGATCCTGGACGATTGAAGACTTCGGACCTCGTGGGCCAGTTCCTTCCGATCCTGTTGCCGCTCGGGGTCATGTTCATTCCGTTCCTCGATTTTACGAGCGCTGTGGTCAGACGGGTCGGAGCGGGGAAGTCTCCTTTCCATCCCGATAAACGGCATCTGCATCATCGGTTGCTAGCTCTCGGGCACTCCAAGCGCGGCGCTGCACTCATCATGTACCTGTGGACGGTAGTTGTGGCCATTGGGCTGTTGTTACCAGTCTTGGTTCCGTTCACGTATGCCGCGATTTTCTGGGCCGTCGGTATTGCATTTGCTGTGGTCTTGACGATTGATCCGTTGACGCGGTTGCGGCGCAGGGCTGTTCGCGCAGAATCTCGTGAGCCCCAGCAGTGCGAGTCACCTCCTTTATCTCAGCCAGCAACCTCGCACGTGTCATCGGGAACGCAGGATGAGACCCACCGCCGAGACGAGGAACGCCATGAATGCTCCGACGCCCAATGA
- the atpB gene encoding F0F1 ATP synthase subunit A, which translates to MPTLKEFFPEAIFGQGTFFEFNRIQLVRLVVVVVVCVTLCLIASRAKLVPGKAQSALELVMDFVDRNIVVGVLGIREGKRFAPMLTTIFIVVLAMNLSGAVPGLNIAGTSVVGMPLALALWTFVTYVYFGVRKHGLAGYLKHETMPPGLPKPIYLLLVPIEFLQVVLIRWGSLTIRLLANMVAGHMMLAVFVSMSQALLLGAWWMKAMSPLSFGLSLGIYGFEIFVAILQAFIFAMLSAVYIQMATSDEH; encoded by the coding sequence ATTCCCACTCTGAAGGAATTTTTCCCCGAGGCCATCTTCGGTCAAGGAACCTTCTTCGAGTTCAACCGGATCCAGCTCGTCCGCCTCGTCGTAGTGGTCGTGGTATGTGTGACGCTGTGCCTCATCGCATCCAGAGCAAAGCTCGTGCCCGGTAAAGCACAGAGCGCCCTGGAACTCGTGATGGATTTCGTCGACCGCAATATCGTGGTCGGTGTGCTCGGTATCCGCGAGGGTAAGCGTTTCGCACCCATGCTGACCACCATTTTCATTGTGGTCCTCGCGATGAACCTGTCCGGCGCGGTGCCGGGCCTAAATATCGCGGGCACATCTGTAGTCGGAATGCCGCTAGCCCTGGCTCTATGGACCTTTGTGACCTACGTGTACTTCGGTGTGCGCAAGCACGGTCTGGCCGGTTATCTCAAGCATGAGACCATGCCCCCGGGTCTGCCGAAGCCGATCTATCTGCTGCTGGTCCCGATCGAATTTCTCCAGGTTGTGTTGATCCGTTGGGGATCTTTGACTATCCGTCTGCTTGCGAACATGGTTGCCGGGCACATGATGCTCGCCGTGTTCGTCTCAATGTCCCAGGCGCTTTTACTCGGAGCCTGGTGGATGAAGGCTATGTCACCGTTATCGTTCGGTCTTTCTCTGGGGATCTACGGCTTTGAAATTTTCGTTGCCATCCTCCAGGCCTTTATCTTTGCCATGCTCTCAGCGGTCTACATTCAGATGGCCACCTCCGACGAGCACTGA
- the rpmE gene encoding 50S ribosomal protein L31, giving the protein MKKDVHPQYVETTVTCTCGNTFTTHSTKANGRINTEVCSACHPFYTGKQKILDTGGRVARFEARYGKKKAAK; this is encoded by the coding sequence GTGAAGAAGGACGTTCACCCCCAGTACGTGGAGACGACCGTGACCTGCACCTGCGGGAACACGTTCACCACGCACAGCACCAAGGCCAATGGTCGAATCAACACCGAAGTGTGCTCGGCCTGCCACCCGTTCTACACCGGTAAGCAGAAGATTCTTGACACCGGTGGCCGCGTGGCCCGTTTCGAGGCCCGCTACGGCAAAAAGAAAGCCGCCAAATAG
- the prmC gene encoding peptide chain release factor N(5)-glutamine methyltransferase, which yields MHPLLRAALAEATARLDAAGVPSPAVDARMILTHALGAQGPLVLVDDVPSDLGESLEPLLMRREAREPLQLILGSAPFRRLELMVRPGVFIPRPETEVAIDLVHAYDGPCRRVIDLCTGSGALAAALLDEFPEAQVIAVEMDALAADLARENLQRVANPSRFRVVQADVAGTSARGELVAQLANADVVVSNPPYIPPGQVPVDAEVIRHDPHRALFGGGHDGLWVPAHVMAVAANVLRPGGLFVMEHADVQGEAARDLLERIGGFEDIRTAVDLSGRDRFVVAHRGGETSPLRTDDAPSTLKVRN from the coding sequence ATGCACCCTCTTCTTCGCGCCGCACTGGCGGAGGCGACCGCTCGATTGGACGCTGCTGGTGTGCCCTCCCCGGCGGTCGATGCACGGATGATTTTGACCCACGCGCTTGGTGCGCAGGGACCGTTGGTGCTGGTTGATGATGTTCCCTCAGATCTGGGTGAGAGCCTGGAGCCGCTGCTGATGCGCCGGGAAGCGCGCGAGCCGTTACAGCTCATCCTGGGCAGTGCTCCGTTTCGGCGGCTTGAGCTGATGGTTCGTCCGGGTGTGTTCATTCCCCGCCCGGAAACCGAGGTTGCGATTGATCTCGTCCATGCCTACGACGGACCTTGTCGTAGGGTCATTGATCTATGCACAGGAAGCGGCGCTTTGGCGGCTGCCCTGCTCGATGAGTTCCCTGAGGCACAGGTCATTGCAGTCGAGATGGATGCTCTAGCTGCCGATTTAGCTCGTGAGAATCTTCAGCGAGTGGCTAATCCATCGAGATTTCGGGTCGTGCAGGCCGATGTTGCCGGCACCTCAGCCCGCGGAGAGCTTGTGGCTCAGCTCGCAAATGCCGATGTCGTGGTGTCGAACCCGCCGTATATTCCTCCTGGACAGGTCCCTGTTGACGCTGAGGTCATCCGGCACGATCCGCATCGGGCATTGTTTGGCGGCGGACATGACGGGCTGTGGGTTCCAGCTCACGTTATGGCTGTGGCAGCTAATGTGCTCAGGCCCGGTGGTCTCTTCGTGATGGAACACGCCGACGTCCAAGGCGAGGCCGCCCGGGATCTGCTTGAGCGCATCGGGGGGTTTGAAGATATCCGCACCGCTGTGGACCTCAGCGGTCGTGACCGTTTCGTGGTGGCGCATCGAGGAGGGGAAACATCACCTCTAAGGACTGATGATGCGCCCAGCACATTAAAGGTGAGAAACTGA
- a CDS encoding F0F1 ATP synthase subunit delta: MRGVSADSLHQVMSQADAVLSAPDTDLITCGRELFEIASLIDSTNRLLRLLSDSGRDGDLKASVAQKLLEGRVCPVALDLTLALVRRRWSQQDDLLDALECVGATCLLLKAEREDALGTVEDELFRVSRTIDSSPELSAAFDETRDRPEVRLSIVKSLLAGRAHEVTQLLVQQAVTYGTDRKASRRVLDMLAIAAERRQRLVALVTSATPLTTAQQERLGKILGGIYGREVHMSLELSPDVIGGLRIQVGNDLYDATVLSRLHTARRSLSS; this comes from the coding sequence ATGCGCGGAGTATCCGCTGATTCCCTCCACCAGGTGATGTCCCAAGCCGATGCCGTGCTTTCGGCACCAGACACGGATCTGATCACCTGCGGACGGGAACTTTTCGAGATTGCGAGTCTGATCGACTCCACCAATCGCCTCCTGAGGCTGCTCAGCGACTCCGGACGCGACGGTGATCTCAAGGCATCCGTAGCCCAAAAACTCCTTGAAGGACGCGTCTGCCCGGTCGCTCTCGACCTCACCCTGGCGCTCGTGCGTCGGCGGTGGTCACAGCAGGATGACCTACTCGACGCGCTGGAATGCGTCGGCGCCACCTGCCTGTTACTCAAAGCAGAACGCGAGGATGCGCTGGGCACGGTCGAGGATGAACTGTTCCGCGTGTCGCGGACGATTGATTCAAGCCCGGAACTCAGTGCGGCGTTCGATGAAACCCGTGACCGCCCCGAGGTACGGCTGAGCATTGTCAAGAGTCTGCTCGCCGGACGCGCACACGAGGTGACTCAGCTGCTGGTTCAGCAGGCAGTCACGTACGGAACGGACCGCAAGGCATCCCGCCGAGTGTTGGACATGCTCGCCATCGCTGCCGAACGCCGGCAGCGGTTGGTCGCTCTTGTGACCAGTGCAACCCCGCTGACTACGGCTCAGCAGGAACGTCTTGGAAAGATCCTGGGCGGTATCTACGGGCGTGAGGTGCATATGAGCCTCGAATTGTCACCCGATGTCATCGGGGGCCTGCGCATCCAGGTCGGCAATGACCTCTACGACGCCACCGTGCTGTCGCGGCTGCACACAGCCCGTCGGAGTTTGTCCTCCTAA
- the prfA gene encoding peptide chain release factor 1, with the protein MTDSLAPLLAEHADLEKQLADPAVHADTARARALSRRYAQLTQIVRARDELARAKDDLAAAQELAGEDGGGEFAQEARELEVRVGDLETALEELLAPRDIDDARDVILEIKAGAGGEESALFAADMLRMYRAYAESKGWGVDVLTSTISDLGGIKDAAVAIKAPGTPTPAEGVWAHLKHEGGVHRVQRVPVTESSGRIHTSAVGVLVVPEADAMDENELLAEEMAPANLRIDVFRSSGPGGQSVNTTDSAVRITHLPTGLVVSCQNEKSQLQNKEAALRILRSRLLDARRAEEEAEASATRRAQVRTVDRSERIRTYNYPENRISDHRTGYKANNLNQVLDGALDDVISSCVAAEREARLASATD; encoded by the coding sequence GTGACCGATTCACTTGCGCCATTGCTAGCTGAGCATGCCGACCTCGAAAAGCAGCTTGCGGATCCTGCTGTGCACGCTGACACTGCCCGCGCGCGTGCCCTGTCACGCCGCTACGCTCAGCTCACCCAGATCGTGCGCGCCCGAGATGAGCTCGCCCGCGCGAAGGATGACCTAGCGGCAGCTCAGGAGCTTGCGGGCGAAGATGGTGGGGGTGAGTTCGCCCAGGAGGCGCGGGAGCTGGAGGTTCGGGTGGGCGACCTCGAAACGGCGCTGGAAGAATTGCTTGCCCCCCGCGACATTGATGATGCCCGTGACGTGATTTTAGAAATTAAAGCGGGCGCAGGCGGGGAAGAATCGGCGCTCTTTGCCGCCGACATGTTGCGCATGTACCGGGCCTATGCCGAATCTAAGGGGTGGGGAGTGGATGTGCTCACCTCGACGATTAGCGACCTCGGCGGAATTAAGGATGCCGCAGTGGCGATTAAAGCCCCCGGAACCCCGACGCCAGCCGAAGGAGTATGGGCGCATCTTAAACATGAGGGTGGGGTGCACCGGGTCCAGCGGGTGCCGGTGACTGAATCCTCAGGCCGCATTCACACCTCCGCGGTCGGTGTGTTGGTGGTTCCCGAGGCCGATGCCATGGATGAAAATGAGCTGCTCGCGGAAGAAATGGCGCCGGCCAACCTCCGGATAGATGTGTTTCGGTCCTCTGGTCCTGGCGGCCAGAGCGTGAACACCACGGATTCGGCTGTGCGCATCACGCATCTGCCGACGGGGCTTGTGGTGTCCTGCCAAAACGAAAAGAGTCAGCTGCAAAATAAAGAAGCAGCATTGCGAATCCTACGGTCGCGTCTTTTAGATGCTCGCCGAGCGGAGGAAGAGGCCGAAGCATCTGCCACTCGGCGGGCACAGGTGCGCACGGTTGACCGCTCAGAGCGCATCCGCACCTACAACTATCCCGAAAATCGGATCAGTGACCACCGCACCGGGTATAAGGCAAACAATCTCAACCAGGTGCTTGACGGCGCTCTAGACGATGTCATCTCATCGTGTGTTGCTGCGGAACGGGAAGCTCGGCTCGCGTCTGCGACTGACTGA
- the atpE gene encoding ATP synthase F0 subunit C, translating into MDTTTLAELSGNVASIGYGLAAIGPGIGIGIIVGKASEAMARQPELRGELRTTMFIGIAFTEVLTLLGIVTGLIF; encoded by the coding sequence GTGGACACCACCACCCTCGCCGAGCTTTCCGGTAACGTCGCCTCCATTGGCTACGGTCTCGCAGCAATCGGCCCGGGCATCGGTATTGGCATTATCGTGGGTAAGGCATCCGAAGCGATGGCGCGTCAGCCTGAGCTGCGCGGTGAACTACGGACCACGATGTTTATTGGTATTGCTTTTACCGAGGTCCTCACGCTGCTCGGCATCGTGACCGGTCTGATCTTCTGA